Sequence from the Metopolophium dirhodum isolate CAU chromosome 2, ASM1992520v1, whole genome shotgun sequence genome:
ataatgaaataatttggaaataactttattctaataatcaaatataaataatcaaaaactgcaaagaatattttcaaaattcgcTGACAACTGTCAGTTACTTGAGTGAAAGTCTCCATAGATACTTTAGTGAAAGTCTCCATAGAATGCTGTGATTGAATTCAGTCTTCcattaataatattctgctgAATTTCCACTTTACCAAAATCATTTGCCAACCACATACActgaaaaattatagtataaaggttagattatatttaacacCATACGTCATGTGCCTTACTTCTAATATATTTGTGGTTTTCGGCATATGAAATGCAATATTAGGCGCAATAGttttaacaatatcaaaaataccaAAACCTCCCCCGAAATAATTGTCACACATAGACGTTAAACTGTAGCTTTTTTCAATTGAATATCCTGGTCCACCCCATGGCGGTGACATAAATACTACATCTGCTTTTAACTTTGggtaaatttgaaaaaagtcaccaactacaaaatcaattttatgagCAACACCATATATCTCAGCATTATGCCGTGCTAATCTTATCTTATCTGGATCAATATCACATGCtataactaaacaaaaatagttttttttaaatctttattttaatatattttaatttcttagttaaatattatgtaacattgtaaaaataatacctcgtttgcatgtttttgctagctgtataatattaccacCAGCTCCACAAAAAGGATCCAACACTATGTTATTTTTACAACGCTTTGCTATATGATAACTTAATACCTCCGGACAGACCGAATAGAAGCTCtctgtaaatataaaacaatgtttaaaaacataagATTTAAACAGAAAATAGTTGAATTACCTGTGTCCAAAAGAATACCGCGatcaaaatttgtaaataacaaGTGCCTCATTAACCAGTATTTAATAGGCAACTGTTTATCTTGATGAAGATTATTGGTGTTTTTTCGGCAATTCAATTGATTTGAGTAAgtctttttaattattgaattttgatgatgattctaaaatatacatataaataactaaatttatttaactttatactTGTACACCATCTTTTttccataattaattttaataatatactataatataatacttttcaaGAAGCTATAGAAtttcattcaatataatatagacaacagagcataattttatacatattaatctTGCATGGTAAAAAGTTAACTCAATACAcaaagattatttataaaaaaataaacttgctgaaagttctaaatattatgaattttacaatAACTATTGTACAACGTAATGTGTATTAAATTTCAGCTATAAAATAGTTGATGATTAATTATTTGCACAACaaatggaattaaaattttgaaattatactcAAGAGCTAactaaaaagataaatattaaaagtaatattaatttaaatatgtttcatacttcaattttgtagtttttgttGTAATGATTATTTTCCGGGTATGTTTTAGAACGAATCGGCTTTTGATGTCTTCCGTTTTGATTATATCCATCAGAACTACCTAttgaattctaaaataaaaacataatatttaaaaattgttagataaaatgtatgtttatattttgatgtttaaataaataattataaattacagtgaTAATGATAAGTATTggtgaaatattattgtttttgatattttgtaattattgatattttgatttctaCTTTAAATCAGATAAACTATACACTTATAAATatgtagtattaatataaattatcaaactcataactaaataacttacaaattaaaatattaaatttgtcccaaacttctatttttattgtataaaaaaaattgttaaaattagttACCTAAACACCCACCAGTCTTAATTTTTCtatcactaatatattttagtaaataaacaaaacatatatttacttttGGTTTTGGTGCAATATAACTTTTCTGACCATATCTGGTAATATGCTTTTGAGAgtctttataatagtttatctgtgatggataaaatgtatacattgtatCACTATTACACACAAAACCTAGATCTTTAAGAACAGCATTAATTTTTGCCGAGGGTTTATCGTACTGTTgtctgtaacaaaaaaaaaaataaatcatccaTCAGTAAGATACTATACAGCCATGCAGGTACttgttttataaagtaatatttaataaatactgttAAAAATGCCAATTATTTTCGGcttttccataatatttttttttaatttatattaactaaatacAAATCTCATTTGATTGGTTTATGTGTTCATATAACAGACTGTTAACTTCATAACTAATATACAACTCAactcattatacataataaactatgtaagtatttagtttgaaaataacggtaggtatataatattatattatagtacaattgtCTAAAGCGGACCCTGAATAAAACGAATATCTATGAACTATCGAATCAGGAATTCTTCTTTGGTCCCGGCGTGTGTTCCTATAGCTTTGAATTCTGCACGTCGAACCCAAAAAAAACAGATCCTTTCTAAAAGTTGAAAACCGAACGATTTTGTAGGCCCCGTAATAGTAAAAACCTtgcattggcgcaaatagagGGGGGCTTGTGGGGGACTTAGTCCCTCCTAATGTCGGTTAAgtcccccagttcaaaatctagtaattagtactaatttttatattctatggtACTAAGCAATAATGCCTATGGGGaggggcttgagtccccccaaaaactttagtcaatttgcgcctatatGCATAAGTAAACTGCAGGAAACACGATACGCGCGGGTGTAACAAAAGCcgaaaattatataggtacctataccatatagtactatctatttttataataaaatttttcgtAGCTGTGAAAAAACAGTTGTGCACTAACAATTTTACATCGAAcagtttattttgtacatagttACGTTTCTTTCAAACATcaaaatgccaaaaaaaaagattataattgaatgaaaaatatcaaCTTATCGAGATATGAATGAAAACTTTGAACATTTGAAAAAGTCtgcaacaattaaaaattaatcaatacctacatttaaaattaaaattataaatattataaactataattatgtaaaaggaataataataacattatatacaatttagaatCGAATTTAATAATCCAAAATTGTTCGGTTTTATTCTGTAAAGCGGAACATTTGGTTGATCCCATACGATTCCGCCTTAGacaatacctatacacaattaatgtacctattaaattttgGTCTGAGTATAGATTTATTTGGCAATAATAACCATAGTCCATATACTCGTTAATGCATcaataatcaacataatattatattataaattatgataaacggtaaaaatgtatacagttttgaaaagaaaaactattttaaaaaatgatcgaATAGTCATTTTAGCATGTTTTCATACTTAATATTGCTGTATTGTAAAATCgtatacctacatcattatttttaaagtcattttattcaattaaaattatttaaacaaaattaattataaatattacttacaacATGTAGCTTGGTTCGTTTTCAATATTAGTAGTACGACGTTTGCGTTTATCTGAATAGAAGTTAACATTAGAGgtttcattttttacaaatgaTTTCGACCCCTTTGGAAGTCTTTCGTGCCTATACAAATGtagaacaaattaatatttttatttttttattattttaaaagccgCTAGTATAGGTACAGCTAACTATGCAGATAACtcagacaaaatatttaaaactgcaaAATAGATGTAAATTAGAAGTGTAGTTCTGCGGGGAAAGAGTCAAGGAGAAGCTCACCTCCAAATTCCAaacttttccaaaaaaaaaaaaccattactttaaataaatgtctattaacataatttctacctgattattttattttaagaacttGTATCAGTTGCTTGAATAAATCTCtcctcaattaaaaaatatctgtttACTCAACCGATCAAATTATACGTATCAGGGGCCGTAATCCCCCAAGatcatatttctaaaaaattgtacatttttgtaaaaataaacatattatagttttctgaaagTTATGACTTAGCCCAACCAATACAAATCTCTGGAGTCACCCCTGACACATAaggtgttgaaaataataaaaattgtttccaACATTCCTGTTaagaataatatgtaagtacctttTATTTGCTTCGAAGTAAGTGCACAGCAGAGTTATGTCGTCTCTGGGGTTGCAGTGACGGCGCCCGTACAACACATCGACCAGTTTTCCGGTACGCGAAGTAAAATTCGGCTTTTCCAAAAAACGAGTCTTGTCGGCGGACGGCTTGGGTCTTCTCCATTTCGGAGAGCCTTTTGCTTTCGGAATATACTGATTCATAGATACGGATTCACTATACGGCATAACTGTGTTTACCGAAGACAATTTGTGTGTTCGTGTTGGCTCAGTAAAATTCGGCTTTTCCGTAAGACGAGTCTTGTCGGCGGACGGCTTGGGTCTTCTCCATTTCGGAGAGCCTTTTGCTTTCGGAATATCCTGATTCATAGATACGGATTCACTATACGGCATAACTGTGTTTACCGAAGACAATTTGTGTGTTCGTGTTGGCTCAGTAAAATTCGGATTTTCCGTAAAACGAGTCTTGTCGGCGGACGGCTTAGGTCTTCTCCATTTCGGAGAGCCTTTTGCTTTCGGAATATCCTGATTCATAGATACGGATTCACTATACGGCATAACTGTGTTTAGCGAAGACAATTTGTATGTTCGTGTTGGCTCAGTAAAATTCGGATTTTCCGTAAAACGAGTGTTGTCGGCGGACGGCTTAGGTCTTCTCCATTTCGGAGAGCCTTTTGGTTTCGGAATAATCCGATTCATAGATACGGATTCACTATACGGCATAACTGTGTTTAGCGAAGACAATTATTTTGTGTGTTCGTGTTGGCTCAGTTTCGTTCGTAGTTTCAATATCTGCAGCGGGTTTATGCGCggcgtaaaaataataacaataatgtcaaaattaagtaaataaataatgatataggtgGCGGTCGCCATGCACGCACGATATATAACGACAACCCAACAACTGCGGGCCGCATTTAgccagtattaatattttaaccgtaAAAGTGTAAGGCTAGAATATTGAATCGAAAAAATCTATAGcacatttcaaatgtctataaaaagaaccaaaataggtaggtattttgaaCAAATATCATCTATATTGAGAGTATAAGTGAAGCTACAGTGCtactttataggtacctacctatattctttATAGTACACTACTatgctaatatataatatacctaatattatacataaaaaatgtcaacCAGCATGCGGAATTATtgctcacatattataattataatatgtgtaaattatattatgtaaacctaattaaatttaacctacacattttgtaattataaaaacaaaatattattctttatttaataatttatttgtaatcatatttcaataaaagGTTTTATCCAAAGGCATAGAGTACAGgcgcaattaaattaaataccaaaTACGTAGatacaaatatgcaaataaactaattaataatattatgatggtagtAGTACAGAgtggatttttttgttattgattatctacttacctatattataatttttttttcgacatcAACAAAAACTAATGGGCGTGAATTTTAAATAGACCATCTCTTCTGATGTCATATCTTCCAGGATTCCttgaattaaagttattaaatctTCGCAGATACAGTTTCAAGCGTTTTAAACCCAACATTTCTATATTCAATACCAACGCTTCCAACCTATTTTACATGTAGCTTGTTTAAGTAATTGTTCCGTTTTGTGtgggtattattaaattaatagaatagaTTGTATTGGTTGCGTGCCGGATTTATTTAATCAGATTATACAAGGTACTAAAAATCTTACAAGTATATTtactcaaaagaaaaaaatcacaaaaaagtatttcaaaaaattatatcttaaaaagCAAAACAAACTGCATGcattttattgtaagtataataataaaataacatatagctGATGTAACTTCGTCTTagaccaatataataaaaactcgAATGCCTACAAAATCcgaactttaatattataatagtgttcagtgttataaattatgtcaaacgatgataaaataacaatatgcattatttacaaatatacatattatgtaatactgcttataaattagttataacacttataaccaatatggcaatatccaagtacaaatgtacaatcattacaaatgtttatttatatatcttatgattgttatttaaataacggCGGGTTTAGGgtctaaatagaaaaaaaaacgaacacaTCCATAAATTATTCAacccaaaaataaatattttacgttaacgttaatttatcattttagctctattattataattttgtatcagTTCtatgtaccaatataatatactgacaataataatattacaataatattatagtataataatgattttaaacaaaaatataattcaaacgatccacaaataaatacttaaataaataatattatatttgatactataataatattatatagtattaattttttttatgatttctaaGTCTTATCACATTAACACATTTATAAAAGATTGTCTATAGATACATGACAAGATAAGATGCAGATTTTTAAAACAAGCTGGTACTGATTGTCATTTTTACTTTCGATAGTACTGAATTTAATTAAGTAGACTAGAAAtgaataagtacataatatagagaTACTTAATGTGCGCATGTACCTGAAaactgaatatataaatatattattttaattgatatctatatattattaaataattaagatagAAAAATGCGTTGagcaaaaagtattaaattattaaaatgaagaTATGTGTAAAAAACTAAGTGATAGTCTGCAGGTTATACCGTTCTAGGTAATAATGACAATGGGACGTAGATAACTAAACGAAACAAAAGTATTTGATAAAACGTgacaattatcattttatacggGATAtgcaaacgtatttttttttcattttccttTCTTAGAAGTTAATgtacacaattatataatatcaaatattcaaacaCTGTAATTATATACcgattattttataggtacttttaagacaagagttattgaaataattagcataaaatatctttaaacaTAATCGTACCATTTATGCTATACAGTGTGCTTCAGCAGACTCTAGGGGGGCGACTCTCCATTAggaatttgttaaatattttaaataatatatgtaaatataaaaaacaataatttatgacaatttattattaaaattaattatgataggcaaatgttttataaatataacaagaaACGTAAGCAATTATGGTTGGACAGTCTTCGGCAAAGgaggaaacatttttttgtttccttGTAGTTTGCtggtgttataattttttattaggtacatattaataaatttgtcaCATAACGTTTGATTGAATCTAGACTTTTTTGATAAGCTATAAGTGGTAGTTAAActatacacatatttatataggaacatcaaaattttttttttattttcttttcaaCTCTCTCAAAAGGCCAAAACGTTCATCTACAAGAACATTGTACTTTTTTAATAGagccatatatttttaaaacaatatttgggCAGCCctatctttttaaaaaataattttgacaaaactttggcaataaaatcaaaattgactcAAGTTTATGTcgatctaattaaaaataaaaaaatgaatttaaatgaaaatgtttaaaatttagtaaacaatttcggattattcgaaaatattaactttatctttgttaattttgtaattagataaaaattttttatacaaaaattgtttaaaacaaaaattccatccgaaaaaaaaattagcttagctgtttgcaaaaaaattaagttaagttatacTGCGCATGTGCGTaccaaaatattccaaaattttaaattgtctccTAACGTGTATTTTGATACAACCTTTTACCTCCAGAAAACTGCATTTAAATTCAAGGTCaccaaaatgaaatatttagacTATCTCTTAGCTTGAACACACTGTAtagtatctaatataataataataataatacaataaacatataacTCGGTTCGTTGAAGAGAccgaaaaaaacaacaacaaacaaATCACACTTAACGAAcaagaataaattatgaatataatgaaACTTAAGAATtatgacattaataatatagtagtaataataattgttgacgaTTTCTAGCTGTAATATGATGATGTTGTTGATAGATGTACAATACTACAGTTTCGAGTTTGGCGGAACAGCTgtacataggttaggttaggttaggtaaaaaGACTTAAACGGGACGTCGGACCGTTCAGTAAAATTTAAGCAATAAGTTGAGTACGACTTTTCACTTGTTGCCGCTAAACAGTTGGTACTGAAAATAACaaagaaaacattaaattaatatttttatagtgcaTTGTATAACGTTTCTTATATACCTTAATATACCAATGGTATaataagtagtaatattattacaaatcgttcaatttttcaataaaactagCAGGGTTCAGTTTGGTTCATACCAAACCAAATTATACATATCTAATAATTGTTGTTCGGTTTGCATAttgcagttaaatttttatagaaaagtaTAAATCGACCCTATTGCGGTAGGtaccataattatttagttCCTCTACgtcttttttgttataaaactaGGCTATTTTTGACATACATAAAGTTATGTAAATTGGGAATTGTATTAAGATGAAAATGTAAGTGGAAATTAGGTCGAGAGCAAAGCGATCTGTTTTTTGTTTCAGTTTTGACCACTCCTAATAGACTGAAATGCGTGCCATCGCGTgataaatcttatattatattaataagtatattaaatcacaatttttttttttaaaacgtctaTGCGTTTTCACgaatatgaaatatttgttctatgcgtaaataataataaacattaactgTTACATTTTTAACGAACCAGCGagttctatacattattatctcGTCATAAATCggagtatttttgttttgtatatgggtcgaattattttttcatagttaatattaaaaacctaggtattaaatattaattttatttatttttatgagtaggtaggtaccggttcacaatatttttttttaataaataatattataataataggtattcgaCGATATGGTTGATTCCTACTCTGGAACAATAGTCacacaatattcatattaaaccGAGTCGAATTGgagtgtacataaatattaaaatatataattatatttagattgGACATTGGCACTGCGTGCATTTTGTAGAGAAGATACCTATcgttgaaacaataataattatatagttattcaaaaaacacgttataaatgttaaatttaaatcaagttatattatattatagggccGTGGTGTAGGGGTTtggtaagttcccacacgaaacatagcaggtaagcgagtgcataatatgtaagttccctcacgaaaaaaaatacgcccgtacgtaagttaagttattaagaCTTAGGAATGACAACTTAAACGAAATTGGTGTGGTTAAAATCTCATTTTGTTTGATCTAATAACACTTTACAATATAGTCATActgtgttaataaaaatataccaatatgtATTTTCCCATGTGGCGATAAAATTGAATGCATTATATTCTATCTACAATAATGATTGTTTTGTAGATAGTTTCATGGCTGAAAaaccagaaaataataaaataaatgaattttagtAACTCATTACATCGAAGATACCAGTACGTTCCCCCCTAGTATTTGGGCTAGTGCTAGTTCTGATACA
This genomic interval carries:
- the LOC132939384 gene encoding trimethylguanosine synthase-like, with translation MYTFYPSQINYYKDSQKHITRYGQKSYIAPKPKNSIGSSDGYNQNGRHQKPIRSKTYPENNHYNKNYKIENHHQNSIIKKTYSNQLNCRKNTNNLHQDKQLPIKYWLMRHLLFTNFDRGILLDTESFYSVCPEVLSYHIAKRCKNNIVLDPFCGAGGNIIQLAKTCKRVIACDIDPDKIRLARHNAEIYGVAHKIDFVVGDFFQIYPKLKADVVFMSPPWGGPGYSIEKSYSLTSMCDNYFGGGFGIFDIVKTIAPNIAFHMPKTTNILECMWLANDFGKVEIQQNIINGRLNSITAFYGDFH